The DNA window TGAGTTAATATCCAATATCCATTTTCTGAGCCATCTAAAACAGCTGTAACTTTTTCTGCAACAGGTGCATGAAGTAAAATGTTTTTTTGTCCACTTACAACATCTCCCTTGCCATTATCTAAGGTCATATCAACCACACTATATCGTAATCCGTTTTGAAGATGATTTTCAACAGCATCAACAGTAAAAACATAAAACTTATTATTATTGTTTAAATCAGGTACAATAATTGAAGATTGTGCTGCTGAATAATGTCCCAATAAACCTGAACCATTGGGCATTACTTGATGAAAGCGATTCCATATTGTTGTTCCTTCTGTATAAAATAATAAATTTCCATTTAAATCGCAAATAGTTGCAACTCCTTCTATAGTATTAGTTTGTCCACCATAAATAGCAACAGGATGCCCCGTATTAAAAGTAATACCTGCATATTTACCAAAATACCAAATGTTACTATTATAATTATTTGCTTGAGAAAATAAGGAAACACTGAAAATAATTCCTAATAATACAGTTAGTAATGATTTCTTTTTCATGTGTATAAAATTTTTAAGTCGCTGATAATATTGATATTATAATTTTCGTTTTATTCATTTTCGGTTGGTCTCGTAAGAATTACGATATGTGCTTTCATCTTTTATTTTTTTAAGATGTAGCAAATTTACAATAAAATATTATTATGATCAAAATTTATTTCATAAAAAATATATAATCTTTGTTATATCTTATTTGTGTAGCTTTTGCATTTGAAATTTTTGAATAGTATTCAGTTATATCAACACCATTTGATTCTAATAAAAACCAATAAAATGTATCTATACCTACTGCTAATGATAATGTTGAAGCACCACCAAATCTACAATTACATTCAATTATATGAATATTTTTATTTTTGTCAATAATTGCTTGATAAACAGCATGACCGAATAAATTCAAATCATAACTTAATTTTTTGAAGAGTGTTTCGATTTCTTCGTTTTTAAATGTAGTTGTAATTTGCGATTCGCCATTAACAATCAAATCTCTTTTCCTTAAAACAACACCTTTACAAATATTTTTATTAGATATGTAAACATCAACACTAAATTCTTCTCCTTCTATGTAAGGTTGAAAAATAGGGTTAATTAGTTTTTTTGAATGATTTAGTGCGTCTTCAAAACTTACATTTATTGCAATATTTTGAGAACCTGCTCCATAACGTTCTTTTACAACAATTTTATGATTCTTTAAATTGTTAATATTATCAGTTGTAAATATTATCGGATACTTATTTGATAATATATTGTAAAACATTAATTTGTCAATACAAATATTAACAGTCTCAAAGTCAGATACCATTACATTAATGCCATTATTTTTTAAAATGTTTTTGTTTTTACTCCAGTAGGCTAATTCTCCATCTCTGGTAGGAATAATTGCAGTAATATTATTTTGTTTGCAATAGTTTATAACTTCTTCAATACCAAGAGTATCAATTTTGGGCATTTCCCAAAAATCATCAACAAAATATTTTGCTATGCAATTTTTATCAACATCACCACCAAATACTTTTATTAATTTGTTGATTTTTTGAGTGGCGTCTTTTACACTTTGAACAAGCGGAACTTTTTTTGAAATACTAGTTATTAAAACATTGCAAACAGGAGTTTTAGACTCATCGTATATTCCATTTCTTTGTTTTTCAAATTCAATTATTTCAGGAATGCTTTTTTCGAGTGTGTATTTCGGTTTCCAATTTGTTATTTTAACTAATTTTGAGATATTTGCTTGTGAGGCTTCGAAAGGGATGTTTTCATTTTTTTCAATAATTTGAGCATCAGGGAAATAATTTTTTAATATGGATATTATATCTTCAACTTTACGTGATTTTCCGGTTCCGAGGTTTACTATACCATTATAATCTGATAATGCAAGTCGAGCTAACCCTTCTGCAGTATCTTTTGCGTAAATGTAGTCGAAAATACCTTCTTTTTTATACAAGTAAATGGTTTCTTTATTAATGAGTGATCTAATCCATCTTGATATTACATCGCGAGAATTTCTACCATATCCTCTAAATATTCTAACACTGACTGTAGAAAATTTAGTTTCTTGAAATTGAGATAAAAAGTTCAATTCAATTTCGTGAGCTAATTTAGCCATTCCAGTTAAATTTCTTGGATTAATAGGGTGTTGTTCGCTTAGTTCAAAAGGAGTTTGCTGTGGTTCTCTAAACTGATAAAGTGATGGTTCATAAATTAAATAAGAAGAAGCAAATACAACTCTTTTTAATGATTCCAGGGGTTTTAATAAAGTCATTAAATGATGACTTAAATTAATATTATGTTGAAAATTTTCATCCCAAAAATTATAAGTTTCGGTTGAGCGTTCAAAAGTTGCAGCTAAATGAAAAAAAATTTCAGGTTTAAAGTCTTCTAATTCTTCTTTCGTAATGTAGTTTAAATCTCCTTGTCGATATATGATGTTTTGTGGCCATTCAATGGGGCGAGGTTTAAGATCACCAACAAATATTATAGCATCTTGACCGTGTAAAATTTTAACTAATTCATTACCAATAACTCCATTACCGCCACTTATAAATACTCTTTTGTTTTTAAATGTGTTTTCCATAATCTTGACTTATTATACTATGTATATGTGAATTTATAAACTTGTTTTCGAATAAAACATTTTGTCTTAAAGTTCCTTCATAAATAAAACCATTTTCTTCAAGAATTGATATATGGTATTTTCTAAATTCGTAGGTTTCTGTAAATAATTTGTTAAAGTTAAGTTCTTCAAAACAAATTGTTTTCATTAAAGTAATAAATATTGAAAAATCTTTTTTATAGATTGTATCATTTTTAGTTCTTTGAGTTTCTAATAAAAAAGATAATTCGGCTTTTTTATTTTCCCAGTCTAAATTCGTTAACCCGCCATATCCAATGCAAGTGTCTTTTAATAAATAACTAAATAAAATTTGTTTTGGAGTTATTTGTGAAAAAGAGGGTTCAATATAGTTATGATAATATTGTATTTGTTCATCTTTAGTAAGTAATTTATTTTGTCTTAATACAGCAATTTGTTCATTTCTCCAATTCATTATTAAAAACATGTCTTCTGCTCTATAAGGAGAAATAGAATATTCATTTAAATTATAATAAGACCTACTTAAACAAATATATTCCATCTTTATTTAGCTTTAAAAAAACCTATTATTTGCCTACCTAATCCTAAGTTCGCTAATGAAGAATAAAATTGTATAATAGAATCCATGTTTTTTGTGTTAAACATTAAATTTTGTATCAATATTCTTTGCAAATGAGCGTCCTTACCTTTAGTTTTATCAGATATATAATTTGAGGTATTGTTTAGCAAATTAAAATCAATAGGGAAATCACTTATGAGTAATTCTTTTGACCAGTTACAATAATTAGTAATATTAATTAATCCTTCCTTATTAAAATACGAAAGATGATCGGGATATACAATCCAAAATTGAGAATCAATAAATTTATTTTCATAGGCATAATTTTGAAGTATTGAAAAATCGTTGGGCACTTCAATTACTAAAATAGTGTTTTTATGGCTTAATGAATATAAATTATTTAAAAGATCTACTGGTGATAATACATGTTCTAATACATTATCAAGCCAAATAATATCAAAAGTTCTGTTTTTTTTCTTAAAGTTAGCAATAATTTCCTCAATGTCTCCTTCAATGAAAAACTTTTCACAATGCTTATTATGATTTTTTATTCCAGATATTGAAAAATCAATCCCTATTATATTTTGACTTAATTGGCTAAAATAGTTTAGTACCCATCCTTCTCCACACCCAACATCTAATAAAGAAAATTTTTGAGGTAGATTAACAATTTTTTTAATAGCATGCAATTTTAATTCGATACTATTGTTTATATAATTCATTTCTTCATTAGAATATTTTTTTTGATAATTACCTTTATCAAATTGATAATATTTATTTTTATAATAATTATTCAAATCTTCTTTTGTTGGTTTATTTTTTACTTCAAAAAAACCAAAATCGTTCTTTATTATATCAATATTTTTATCCATTTTTTAAAATTCTATATTTCATTTCAGCTATTTTCCAGTCTTCTTCGGTGTCGATGTCTTGCACTTCGCTTTCGGGGAGGATAATGGCTCCGGCGTTTTGTGCAAAGAAGCGTTTTTGTTTCATGAACTCGGATACACGCATCCAGTAAAATTGTCCGCTATCGTGGTAGGCTGGTTCAAGGTCTTGCGAGCGTTTAGTGAAGTTCTCGGGCTGAAACATCGAAACTTTGCCATTAGATAGTTTTAGTGCACGCTGGATGGGGTACGAAAAACGTACAATAGGGAAAACCGCTTCAAACGATTGATGGAGCATTAAATCGTATGCTTCTTTTATGCGTTTAGCATTTATAAACGGAGCGGTTGCCAATATACAGCATACATTATCGAATGTAATTCCCTTATTTTTGTAAGTGATTAGCACCTCTTCAACTACATCGCCAATATTGGCATAATCGTTAGCCGTTTGGGGTGATCGAAAGAAAGGCACTTGAGCACCATATTGCTTTGCTATTTGTGCAATTTCGGTATCATCGGTCGAGACCATGATTTCTGTGAATAGACCTGTTTGTTGAGCCGCCTCAATGGAATAGGCGATAATGGGTTTACCCAGAAAAGGTTTAATGTTTTTTCGAGGGATGCGTTTACTTCCTCCTCTTGCTGGTATAATGGCAATATTATTCATGTTTTTGGGCTAAAAAATCGTTGTATGCGATGGCAATTCCTTGACGCAATGGAGTTTTGTGTCTCCACCCCAAGCTATGAAGCTTAGATACATCTAAAAGCTTACGGGGAGTGCCGTCGGGTTTAGTTGTATCGAAGGTGAGTTTACCTTGATAGCCCACAACTTCTTTAACCAATTGTGCGAGTTCGGCAATGCTAACTTCTTCGCCGCTACCAATATTTACCCAACCGTAATCACTATAATTTTGCATTAGAAATACACAGGCATCGGCTAAATCGTCGGCAAAAAGAAACTCACGCTTGGGCGAACCGGTGCCCCAAACCACAACTTCGGGGGCTTGCTTTATTTTAGCTTCGTGAAAGCGACGTATAAGTGCCGGCAAAACATGCGAGTTTTCGGGATGATAATTGTCGTTTAAACCGTATAAGTTAGTAGGCATAACACTAATAAAGTCGCAACCATATTGATAACGATATGTGTCGCACAATTTTAGTCCGGCTATTTTGGCAATGGCATATCCTTCGTTGGTGGGTTCGAGTTCGCCGGTGAGTAGGTATTCTTCTTTCATAGGTTGCGGGGCAAATTTAGGATAAATGCACGAAGAGCCGAGAAACATTAACTTTTTAACTCCCGCAAGATAAGCTGCATGTATGGTATTGGCAGCTATCATTAAATTTTCGTATAAGAATTGAGCTTTGTAAGTATTATTGGCTAAAATGCCTCCAACTTTAGCCGCTGCAACAAAAACATAGTCGGGCTTTTGGGTTTTAAAAAAACGCTCAACTTGTTGTTGTTGAAGCAAATCAAGTTCTTGATGGCTTGCGGTAATGATATTATTATAACCTAATGCTTGTAATTTTCTGACAATAGCACTTCCAACCATGCCACGGTGTCCGGCGACATATATTTTTTCGTGTTTTTCCATTCACTTTTATTTAAAGCTCCGCCCTTTCAGTTACATGTTTGTAACCTACTTGGGCACTGTATCTATTTTATATTAAAGCACTTGCAGGTAATTTTTAGGTATTTGAACCACCAACGAAACAGGTAGTTCGGTAATCCTAAATAAAACCTTGTGCTTACCTTTCAACTCAATTACTTCGCCTTCGTAGCCCGAAAAAATGCCTTTTGTAACTTTTACTTTTTGACCAATTTCGATAGGAGTGGGGTAAGAGTTAAAAGAGTACGAAGAACTTGTAATAGCCTTGATCATATCCATTTCTTCGGGACTTATAATGGCAGGTTTGCCATCGAACCAAACATATTTAACAACTCCGGATATGAAAAGACACTCATGATAAGTCTTAGGGGTAACACGAACAAAACAATAGGAACGAAATAGAGGCTCTTGTACCCATTTTTTACGGTCTTTCCATTGGCGAAGTGTTTTTTGCAATGGCAAATAAGCTTCTATTCCTTTTTCGGTTAGAGCTGTAAATACTTTTTTTTCAAATCTCGAACGCACATACAAAGTGTGCCACTCTGCCATTGTTTTAACTTTTAAAGTTGCAGTAAAATTACTGAAAATTTTCATTTTTTAATATGACACTAAAATGGGTTATTAGGTTTCCCATGTTGAAAAGTTTTTGTATAACAATGTTTGAAATCTATAAATGCAAATTTTGATATGAAATATTTAATGTACATTTGTGTCAATTTTTAAAAAGTATTTTATATGAAAGCTTATGTATTTCCTGGTCAAGGTGCACAATTTCCTGGAATGGGTAAAGATTTATATGAAAATCATTCTTTAGCCAAAGAACTGTTCGAAAAGGCGAATGAAATTCTTGGTTTTCGCATTACCGATATTATGTTTAACGGTACCGAAGAAGAATTAAAGCAAACTAAAGTTACTCAGCCTGCAATTTTTTTGCATTCGGTCATATTAGCTAAAACCATGGGCGATGCGTTTAAACCCGAAATGGTGGCGGGTCATTCTTTAGGAGAATTTTCTGCATTGGTTGCAGCCGATGCCATGACTTTTGAAGATGGATTACAATTGGTAGCTGCTCGTGCTATGGCTATGCAAAAAGCGTGCGAAAAAGAACCTTCAACAATGGCTGCTATTCTCGGTATGGATGATGCTGTTGTTGAAGAAGTTTGTGCTTCAATAGATGACGTTGTTGTACCAGCTAATTATAATAGTCCTGGACAATTAGTAATTTCTGGCAGCATATCGGGTATCGACAAAGCCATTGCTGCATTACAACAACGTGGAGCTAAACGTGCTTTAAAGTTGGTTGTTGGTGGTGCTTTCCATTCTCCTCTAATGGAACCTGCACGTGTTGAATTGGCTGCTGCTATTGAAAAAACAAATATAAAGGTTCCAATTTGCCCTATTTATCAAAATGTTACAGCCCTACCTGAAACTCAACCCGAAAAAATAAAAGCAAACTTAATAGCTCAGCTAACCGCACCTGTTCGCTGGACCCAAACCATACAAAACATGATTAAAGACGGTGCTACCAGTTTTACTGAAGTTGGACCTGGACAAGTTTTGCAAGGATTGATTAAGAAAATAGACCGTAACGCTGTTATTGCTTAGTATTTCAGCAAAAAAGTATAGAAAATAGCAATGGACAAAAAACATTGCTATTTTTTTATTCTGCCTAAAAAGAATTTAAATTTTAAAAACAAGCTTTTGTTTTATGGCATTGCCGTTTAAAGCTATATTTAAAAGCAGAAATGAATTTGCAAAAACAAATAAGTATAATTAAATTTTTTGTAGATTTGAGAAAAAAGTTGTTATGTACATTTTATTGACCATTGTTATTGTTTTGTTGTTGATAATCATTGTATTAATATTTACTAAAAAAGAACAACAACAACCTGAAATTACCTCTAAACTTGAAATGTTAGATAAAGATTTGCAACGGTTAGAAAACCTGATACGCGATGAATTTACTCGTAATCGCGAGGAATCTCAAAAGTCATTCAAAGACAATCGCACGGAATTATCTCAAACACTAACCAACTTTAGTGATTTGCTTACCAAATCGGTTGGCAACATGAATAATACCCAGAAGGAACAATTTGAACAATTTTCAAATCGCATAAAAGAACTTAGCGACATTTTCAACGAACGATTTAAATCGTTTCAAGAACAAATGAATGTTCAACTCAAAGAAAATAAAGAAGATTTAACCCGAAGTTTAAAAGTATTTCAAGAGAGCTTTAATCAAAGTGTTAAAGACTTCAACGATATCCAGATTCAAAAATTCAGCGACCTTAGTCTTAAGCAAGAGCAATTAAAACAAGAAACCGAACAAAAGCTCGATAAAATACGCGAAGTAGTAGAAAAGAAACTTGAAAGTATTCAACAAGAAAACACAAAGAAACTCGACGAAATGCGTGCAACAGTGGATGAAAAACTCCAAACCACACTCGAAAAACGCTTGAGTGAATCGTTTAAATTGGTGAGCAATCGCTTAGAGCAAGTTCATAAAGGGCTTGGCGAAATGCAAAGCCTTGCTTCGGATGTAGGTGACCTCAAAAAGGTTCTTACGAATGTAAAACAGCGTGGTGTAATTGGCGAAATACAATTGGCATCTATTTTGGAAAACATATTATCGCCCGGTCAATACCAGAAAAATGTTAAAACCAAACAAAATTCGACCGAATATGTTGAATTTGCTATTGTTCTGCCCGGCAAAGACGAAAATGGTAAACCCGTATACCTCCCAATTGACTCAAAATTTCCCAACGAAGATTACATACATTTAGTAGATGCTTACGAAAACGCCAATACCGACGAAATAAAAAACTATACCATACGCTTGCAGAACGCTATACGCAAATCGGCAAAAGACATACACGACAAATATATAGAACCTCCTAATACCACTGATTTTGGCATTTTGTTCTTGCCGACCGAAGGGCTTTATGCCGAGGTAGTTCGTCAAGTAGGGCTTATCGAAGAATTGAATCGCACTTATAAAATCATTATTGCAGGACCAACTACATTAGCTGCCCTTTTAAATAGCCTACAAATGGGATTTAGAACTTTAGCTATAGAAAAGCGCAGTAGCGAAGTATGGAAAGTGCTTCAAGCCGTAAAAACTGAGTTCGGAAATTACAAAGATGTACTTATAAAAGCTAAGAAAAACATTGAAAAAGCTGGCGAAGAAATAGAAAAATTAGTAACCACACGAACCAATAAGATACAACAAAAACTAAGAGATGTTACAGAACTGCCCGAAGAAGAAGCAAAAAACATTTTAGATACAACCAACGTAGAAAGCTTTGACGAAATATCTGAAGATGAAAATTAAATACCTCTTTTATTTTTTTCTACTTTCGATAATTCCCGCTAAAGCACAATCTGTGCTTGATTCCTTAACTCAATTAGTTCACAATGCTTCGCATGATACTACTCGATGTCAATATCTACTTGAAATTGGTGACTTATATGAAAATCAAATTCCTGACAGTGCAATTTATTTTTATCAGCAAGCCGAAAAACTTTCGTGGAAAAATTTATTAAAAGTTAAGCTATTAAGCTCATCTGTTGCTAAAACTTTTGCCAACTTACATGCTAAAGCGCTTCGTTATAGGGCTATTGTACTGTTAAACAACAATAAAAAAGGACCTATAGTAGAATTACTTAATCGTTCGCTACTGTTTGAGAGGATAACGAAGAATAAAAAAGGCGAATCAGCCTGTTATTCTAACATAGGCGTTTTTTATCAAAACAGGGCTTTATACGAAAAGGCATTAGAATATTATTACAAAGCACTTTATTTAAGCGAACAAATACAAGACAAAAAAGGATGCGCCAATCTTTATAATAATATTGCCAATATTCATAATTATCAATACGAAAACAAAAAAGCTCAAAGTTATTATTTGAAAGCAATAAAACTATATAAAGAGCTTAATAACGATTATTTAGTGGCTCAAGGATACAATAATTTAGGTATTACATATAAAAATCAAAAAAAATATGGTATAGCAACTTCGTTGTTGAATCAAGCGTTGAATATTTACAAACAGTTTGAAGATATGGCAAGACAAGCTTCTTGCTATACCAATTTAGGAGTAATACAATACGAACAAAATCATTACGATTCAGCTATTGTTTATTACACAAAAGCCATAAGATTGTATGAATTGAAAAAAGATAGCGAGGGATTGTTATTAAATTATGTGAATATTTCCGAATGTCTTATTGCTAAATACGATTCTCTAACAATCAAAAATCAAGAACTCCTATTTTTAGCAAAAGATTATTGTAATAAGGCTTTAAAATTAGCATATAATAATTATTACATAAATGCAATTAGTTATTCGTTGATGAAAATATATGAACGGTTAAATAATAAATTAAAGGCATATGAATATGCAAAAATATACATAGCAACCAAAGACAGTCTTTTTTCTGAAGATAAAACCAAAGCTTTGGCACAAGCAGAGGCATTGTATAAAAACGAGAAACAACGATACATAATTGAAAAGTTTAATGCACAAAAAGCATTAAGCCAAAAAACGCTCGAAGCTCAACAAGCAACTAATGAAAAACAACGAACCATTATTGTTTCGGTCATAATAGGTCTTATTTTAGTAGGTGTGTTGTTGTTTGTTGTTGTATATTTTCTTCGTCTTAATCAAATTGCCAACCGAAAACTAACCATTAAAAATCATCAAATTACCAAACAAAAAGAAGAAATCGCTATTCAACGCGACGAAATAGCAAGCCAACGCGACATAGTAATGCAACAAAAAGCTCAAATTGAAGCTTATCATAAAGCATTAAAAGATAGTATTTATTATGCCGAAAATATACAAAAAGCAACTTTACCTGGAGAAAATCATTTAAATCAATTACTTAAAAATTATTTTGTTCTTTATTTGCCGCGTGATATTGTTAGTGGCGACTTTTATTGGTCTTTTTCTAAAAACAATTTTATTTACTTGGCTGTTGCCGATTGTACTGGGCATGGGGTTCCTGGATCTTTGATGAGTATGATGGCCATTTCTTACCTGAACGAGTTGATGCATTCGAAAGAGCAATTGCAAACCAACGAAATTTTAGATTTGCTTAGATCGCACATTATAAAATCGTTTGGAAAGAGCGAAAATTCGGATAAAATGAAAGATGGACTCGACATTGTTCTTATAGCAGTGGATAGAAGCAAAAAAATTTTATACTTTTCGGGAGCCAATAATCCTCTTTACATAGTTAAGACAAATAAAAATTCTTCATTTGTAACCCATCAACTTATTGAACTCATTCCAGACAAAATGCCAGTGGGTTTTCATACCCTTATGAAGCCATTTAGTCAACAAACCTATTTACTTGAAGACGGTGATATGCTTTATTTATCAACCGATGGATTTTCTGACCAATTTGGAGGACAAGAGGGTAAAAAACTTATGCGCAAACGTTTTAAAGAATTGCTACTAGAAACGGCCACTTTACCAATTACTGAGCAATGCAATTTTTTGAGACGAAAACTCTTAGATTGGAAAGGAAATTATCCTCAAACTGATGATATAACTGTTTTAGCATGGAAAATAAATGAATAGTTTAAATATCAATAATTTAGTTATTATAACCGAGCAATTTGAGGTTTTTATAAATAAAAATTAAGTCGTTAATTATTTTGTAATCTTTTGCGTACATAAAATTATATTCTTCGGCTTTGTTGGCATCAAAACTTATGGGGAGTACCGATTTCTTAATTTGTGGAAGTATATTGCTTTGTGGTTGGGCATAACCGACCCATGTTTTTAAGCCTAATAAAACGGCAAAAATATTTTTAACAAAACCGGCTTTTTGCTTAATGAAAAAGATAAAAATTGGTAAAAACAGCAAGAAAAATAAACCAATTGTAATATCGAGCAAACGTTTATTTCGCTTATTTATAGGTTGCGAAATAGAATTAATATAAATATCGAAAGTAGGTTCTTCTGAAAAGACTGTTTTGCTGCCAATGATAGCATCGCCTACAATTTTAAAGTCGAGATTATGGCTAGCAAAATACGCCATCTGTTCAATTATATTTTTAGGTGATATATCTTTAGAACAAAAAACAATTTCGTTTATTTTATGTATGCGAATAACTTCAGGCAAGTCATTTAAATTTCCAACTATTTCACTGCTTTTTTCATTATTTGGACTTACCCAAAGGATGGTATCGTACGATAACGAATTTTTTAGCAAAGATGATGTTCGAATATACTCGTCTTTGCTTCCAATTATTACAGCTCTTTTTCGTATATTTTGTCCGATATAAAAAAGTGGAATACGGCTATGTTTTAATAACCATCGGATTGCCGGGAATAGGGTAAACGAACCCATAATTCCCAAAAGTACAATAGCTCTTGAATATCTTAAATCTTCACTTAAAAGTGCATAAAGGCTTAATAGCAATAGACTACCTAAGGTTAATCCTTTAAAAAGACTCGACCAACGAGGTCGTTGAGCATACAAGCCAGAGTAATATAAAGCAAAGACTAACAACAGAGAATATACAGGTAAAACATATAATATAAACTTTTCGGGATATACACCCTCGTTGCCATATTTAATCTGTTCCCAAATTTGTGTAATAGCATACAGCAATCCAAAAAAGAAAATAAAATCAAACAGTGGTATTGCAATTAGTATAATGACACGTTTTAGCAATGATAAAAAAGCTCGAAGCCAAATCGCTATTTGAATAAAAAACGACATAATAATGCTTTGGTTTGAGCGAAAGTGTTTATTTGCAAAAATGGCCATTGCCGAATAAAACATACGTACATAATTAATACTTCCTTTTTTTGTGCTTTCGCCTTTGTAATGAATAATTGTTGTTCCGGGGAAATAATAATTCTTATAACCTGCTTGTTTTATGCGGAAAGATAAATCAACATCTTCGCCATACATAAAAAAAGTTTCGTCGAGTAAGCCAATACTATTAAGAACACTTTTTCGTAATAACATAAATGCACCCGATAAAACATCGACTTCATGGATAGAAAATTCGTCTAAATATCCTAAGTGATATTGATTAAAAAAAGGCGATTTTGGAAATAGTTTAGATAAGCCAGTAATTTTAAAAAATGCAACTTTAGGTGTAGGAAGCCCACGCTTCGATTCGGGTAGAAAATTGCCTTTGCCATCAATCATCCTAACGCCTAAACCTCCTGCGTCGAGACGATTGTCCATAAAAGTAATTACTTTTGATAAAGTGTCTTGTTCTAAAACGGTATCGGGATTTAAAAGTAAAATATATTCGCCTTTTGCTTGACTAATGGCTTGATTGTTTGCTTTAGAAAAACCAACATTGGTTTTATTTTCTATTAGTTTAACCCATGGAAATTGTTCTTTTATTAAGTAACAGGAACCATCAACCGAATGATTATCAACAACAAAAACCTCAACCGGTTGCCCCAAATTATCAATGGCCAATTTTAGCGAATGGAGGCATTGCGACAA is part of the Bacteroidales bacterium genome and encodes:
- a CDS encoding ATP-grasp domain-containing protein, with the translated sequence MENTFKNKRVFISGGNGVIGNELVKILHGQDAIIFVGDLKPRPIEWPQNIIYRQGDLNYITKEELEDFKPEIFFHLAATFERSTETYNFWDENFQHNINLSHHLMTLLKPLESLKRVVFASSYLIYEPSLYQFREPQQTPFELSEQHPINPRNLTGMAKLAHEIELNFLSQFQETKFSTVSVRIFRGYGRNSRDVISRWIRSLINKETIYLYKKEGIFDYIYAKDTAEGLARLALSDYNGIVNLGTGKSRKVEDIISILKNYFPDAQIIEKNENIPFEASQANISKLVKITNWKPKYTLEKSIPEIIEFEKQRNGIYDESKTPVCNVLITSISKKVPLVQSVKDATQKINKLIKVFGGDVDKNCIAKYFVDDFWEMPKIDTLGIEEVINYCKQNNITAIIPTRDGELAYWSKNKNILKNNGINVMVSDFETVNICIDKLMFYNILSNKYPIIFTTDNINNLKNHKIVVKERYGAGSQNIAINVSFEDALNHSKKLINPIFQPYIEGEEFSVDVYISNKNICKGVVLRKRDLIVNGESQITTTFKNEEIETLFKKLSYDLNLFGHAVYQAIIDKNKNIHIIECNCRFGGASTLSLAVGIDTFYWFLLESNGVDITEYYSKISNAKATQIRYNKDYIFFMK
- a CDS encoding GNAT family N-acetyltransferase — translated: MEYICLSRSYYNLNEYSISPYRAEDMFLIMNWRNEQIAVLRQNKLLTKDEQIQYYHNYIEPSFSQITPKQILFSYLLKDTCIGYGGLTNLDWENKKAELSFLLETQRTKNDTIYKKDFSIFITLMKTICFEELNFNKLFTETYEFRKYHISILEENGFIYEGTLRQNVLFENKFINSHIHSIISQDYGKHI
- a CDS encoding class I SAM-dependent methyltransferase, with protein sequence MDKNIDIIKNDFGFFEVKNKPTKEDLNNYYKNKYYQFDKGNYQKKYSNEEMNYINNSIELKLHAIKKIVNLPQKFSLLDVGCGEGWVLNYFSQLSQNIIGIDFSISGIKNHNKHCEKFFIEGDIEEIIANFKKKNRTFDIIWLDNVLEHVLSPVDLLNNLYSLSHKNTILVIEVPNDFSILQNYAYENKFIDSQFWIVYPDHLSYFNKEGLINITNYCNWSKELLISDFPIDFNLLNNTSNYISDKTKGKDAHLQRILIQNLMFNTKNMDSIIQFYSSLANLGLGRQIIGFFKAK
- the pseF gene encoding pseudaminic acid cytidylyltransferase, translating into MNNIAIIPARGGSKRIPRKNIKPFLGKPIIAYSIEAAQQTGLFTEIMVSTDDTEIAQIAKQYGAQVPFFRSPQTANDYANIGDVVEEVLITYKNKGITFDNVCCILATAPFINAKRIKEAYDLMLHQSFEAVFPIVRFSYPIQRALKLSNGKVSMFQPENFTKRSQDLEPAYHDSGQFYWMRVSEFMKQKRFFAQNAGAIILPESEVQDIDTEEDWKIAEMKYRILKNG
- a CDS encoding GDP-L-fucose synthase, whose amino-acid sequence is MEKHEKIYVAGHRGMVGSAIVRKLQALGYNNIITASHQELDLLQQQQVERFFKTQKPDYVFVAAAKVGGILANNTYKAQFLYENLMIAANTIHAAYLAGVKKLMFLGSSCIYPKFAPQPMKEEYLLTGELEPTNEGYAIAKIAGLKLCDTYRYQYGCDFISVMPTNLYGLNDNYHPENSHVLPALIRRFHEAKIKQAPEVVVWGTGSPKREFLFADDLADACVFLMQNYSDYGWVNIGSGEEVSIAELAQLVKEVVGYQGKLTFDTTKPDGTPRKLLDVSKLHSLGWRHKTPLRQGIAIAYNDFLAQKHE
- a CDS encoding UpxY family transcription antiterminator, with translation MKIFSNFTATLKVKTMAEWHTLYVRSRFEKKVFTALTEKGIEAYLPLQKTLRQWKDRKKWVQEPLFRSYCFVRVTPKTYHECLFISGVVKYVWFDGKPAIISPEEMDMIKAITSSSYSFNSYPTPIEIGQKVKVTKGIFSGYEGEVIELKGKHKVLFRITELPVSLVVQIPKNYLQVL
- the fabD gene encoding ACP S-malonyltransferase — encoded protein: MKAYVFPGQGAQFPGMGKDLYENHSLAKELFEKANEILGFRITDIMFNGTEEELKQTKVTQPAIFLHSVILAKTMGDAFKPEMVAGHSLGEFSALVAADAMTFEDGLQLVAARAMAMQKACEKEPSTMAAILGMDDAVVEEVCASIDDVVVPANYNSPGQLVISGSISGIDKAIAALQQRGAKRALKLVVGGAFHSPLMEPARVELAAAIEKTNIKVPICPIYQNVTALPETQPEKIKANLIAQLTAPVRWTQTIQNMIKDGATSFTEVGPGQVLQGLIKKIDRNAVIA